TGAACCGCCTCGCCGAAATCGAGGAGGTGCTCGCCAGTTCCGTCCGCCTGTTCGCCCGGCCGGACGTCGTCGACGACCAGAAGGTCCAGCAGTTGGTCACCGCCTTCGAGTCCGTCCTCGCCGCCGAGGACCGCCGCTACGTGATGCTGAACGTCCCCGAGGAGCAACTCGACGACGTGCGCGACGTGTTGCCGGGGATGGGCGGCCCGACGGTGATGGACGTGGCCGGCTCCGACGACGTGGCCGTCCACGCCGTCGTCGAGGAGCGCGCGGTGTTCGGCGTCATCAACGACCTCAAGGAGATGGGCGCGAGCGACGTTCTCGTCACCGAAATCGAGCGGCTCGTCGAGTAATCACGGCTCGTCCGGCGTCGGTTCCCAGCGGTCGGCGTCTCGTTCTCTGTTTCGTACCTCCGGTAGCGTTATCGACGACGCGAGTCCGGCGTCGCCGGTCCGCCAGCGCACCCACCCGGCGATGGCGAGGGTGCCGACGGCCATCGCACCGAGGCCGACCAGTCCCGCCTCGGGGCCGAAGTCGCCCCCGGTGAGGAGGCGCGGGCCGCTCTGTTCGACGGCGACGACGCTCGCCCCGACGCCGATGCCGGAGACGTTGAAGCCGTAGACGCCGCCCTGAAACAGGTTCCACGTCGTGTGCAGGCCGACCGGAATCGCGAGCTCGCCGGTCAGGACGTACCCCGTCGCCAGCATCCCGCCCGCGAGGACGATGGCAACCGTGCTCACGAGCGTCGCGTTCGGGTTGCTGCCGTGGGCGACGCCGAACAGGAGCGAGGAGAAAGCAGTCGCCGAGGCGATGGCCCCGCGGTCACCGAGGCGGCCGGCCAGCCCTTCCGCGGCGTTCGTCAGGACGTACCCCCGCAGGAGGAGCTCCTCGTAGAGGCCGACGGCGACGAACGCGACGACGAGGCCGCCGAAGCGAACGAGGAAGCCGCCCCGCGGCTGGAGGGTTCCAGTAATGTGGACCCACCCCGCCGCGAGTTCGACGGCGAAGACCAGCGTCATCAACGTGGCGCCGAGCGCGAGGCCGAACCCGTAGTCCAGCCACCAGTCGCGGTCGATTCGGAAGCCGAAATCGCGCAGTCGTCGCCGGTCGACGTACCGGCCGGTGAGGACGACGGCGAGGGTGAGCGCCACGCCCGAGACGACGACGCTCGCGACGCTGCCGACGGTCTGGGCCGCGGCGTCGCCCACCGTCGCCGTCAGCCACGCCCCGACGCCGGAGGCGGCGACTCGCGCGACGAGGTCCGTTCCGACGACGAGTGCGACGGCGACGACGACCAGCACACAGAGTCGGACTGGTGCGCGCGGACGACGCTCCGCCGCGTTCCACACGACTGCTCGGAGTCCCATGCCCCACCCGTGCGTCGGTGGCGGTTTATCGTTGGCTGTCCCCGAATCGAGCGGTTCGGCTCGCCCCGTATCGGCGTCCAGATTCGTTCCATCGCCCGCAACGCTCGATATTTTAACTAAGGTATGTAATGAACGTATACGAAAATTATGTGGTAATAGGGACCAAAGAGTGTGGTATGAGTACCCGCACTCTCGGACTGGGGCTGACCCTCGATTCGCCGCTCGCAGCCGCCGATACCGTGCTCACCGCTGGGAGCGGACTCGGCCTCGTACTCTACGTCGTCGCGCTGTTTGCGGGCGACGCCGGCGCTGCGACGAGTGGTGTCGTCCTCGGCGTCGCCTGTGTCCTCGGGACGCTCACCGTCCGGAGCGTG
This DNA window, taken from Haloplanus vescus, encodes the following:
- a CDS encoding CPBP family intramembrane glutamic endopeptidase — protein: MGLRAVVWNAAERRPRAPVRLCVLVVVAVALVVGTDLVARVAASGVGAWLTATVGDAAAQTVGSVASVVVSGVALTLAVVLTGRYVDRRRLRDFGFRIDRDWWLDYGFGLALGATLMTLVFAVELAAGWVHITGTLQPRGGFLVRFGGLVVAFVAVGLYEELLLRGYVLTNAAEGLAGRLGDRGAIASATAFSSLLFGVAHGSNPNATLVSTVAIVLAGGMLATGYVLTGELAIPVGLHTTWNLFQGGVYGFNVSGIGVGASVVAVEQSGPRLLTGGDFGPEAGLVGLGAMAVGTLAIAGWVRWRTGDAGLASSITLPEVRNRERDADRWEPTPDEP